The Sphingobium aromaticiconvertens genome has a segment encoding these proteins:
- a CDS encoding pirin family protein, whose amino-acid sequence MTTIVQNRIDRRPFASLGHADHGWLNARHHFSFADYHDPARMGWGAIRVWNDDEIGPRSGFPPHPHADMEIITYVRTGAITHQDSLGNKGRTQAGDVQVMSAGTGIRHAEYNLEDETTTLFQIWIHPRARGGNPSWGTRPFPKDDRSDTLAVLASGYDEDREALRIRADARLLGGTIRAGTSITYDSDEGRHLYLVPATGRVEIDGQTFEARDGAAILGGQPITITAIEDSEIVLVDSE is encoded by the coding sequence ATGACGACGATCGTTCAAAACCGCATCGACCGCCGCCCCTTCGCATCGCTCGGCCATGCCGATCATGGCTGGCTCAACGCCCGCCACCATTTCTCCTTCGCGGACTATCATGATCCCGCCCGCATGGGCTGGGGCGCGATCCGGGTGTGGAATGATGACGAGATCGGGCCGCGTTCCGGCTTCCCGCCGCACCCCCATGCCGACATGGAGATCATCACCTATGTCCGCACCGGGGCGATCACGCATCAGGACAGCCTGGGTAACAAGGGCCGCACGCAAGCAGGCGATGTGCAGGTGATGAGCGCGGGCACCGGCATTCGCCACGCAGAGTATAATCTGGAGGATGAGACAACCACCCTCTTCCAGATATGGATACATCCTCGTGCGCGTGGCGGCAACCCAAGCTGGGGCACCCGCCCCTTTCCAAAGGATGACCGCTCGGACACGCTGGCCGTACTGGCCAGCGGCTATGATGAGGATCGGGAAGCGCTGCGTATCCGCGCCGACGCCCGCTTGCTGGGCGGCACGATAAGGGCCGGGACCAGCATCACCTATGACAGCGATGAAGGTCGCCACCTCTATCTGGTGCCCGCCACAGGTCGGGTAGAGATTGATGGCCAGACGTTCGAAGCCCGCGATGGCGCCGCCATATTGGGCGGTCAGCCCATCACCATAACCGCGATCGAGGACAGCGAAATCGTCCTGGTCGACAGCGAATAA
- a CDS encoding LysR family transcriptional regulator, with the protein MRLPDFEAWAMFAAVVEHRSFTDAAKALSVSKATVSKAVTRLEQHLDTSLFSRTSRRLTLTESGKRLADNAARIMAEGQAAEEAARDETDELVGTVRLGAPMTFGLIRVAPLIAQFVKLHPGVDVDLHLSDARIDIIELGLDATLRIADMPDSSLRARKLADVQIHIVASPGYLAERGRPTHPSDLGNHDCLCYANAATPDTWRFAGPGQQTVAVQVRPRITVNSGEAMLPALTSGVGIAMLPDFIVGEAMARGELEEILVDWRPPAMGLHLVTPPSRLRPARVEALLDFLTTRHGC; encoded by the coding sequence ATGCGACTTCCTGATTTTGAGGCCTGGGCGATGTTCGCCGCCGTGGTCGAGCACCGCAGCTTCACCGACGCCGCCAAGGCGCTGAGCGTGTCCAAGGCCACCGTGTCGAAGGCTGTGACACGGCTGGAACAGCATCTGGACACCAGCCTGTTCAGCCGCACCAGCCGACGGCTGACCCTGACCGAGAGCGGGAAGAGGCTGGCCGACAATGCCGCGCGGATCATGGCTGAGGGGCAAGCGGCCGAAGAAGCGGCGCGGGACGAAACCGATGAACTGGTGGGGACGGTCCGATTGGGAGCGCCGATGACCTTTGGGCTGATCCGCGTTGCGCCGTTGATCGCGCAGTTTGTCAAGCTGCACCCCGGCGTGGATGTCGACCTGCATCTGTCCGACGCCCGGATCGACATCATCGAACTGGGGCTGGATGCGACATTGCGGATTGCCGACATGCCCGACAGTTCATTGCGGGCGAGGAAGCTGGCGGACGTGCAGATACATATCGTCGCTTCGCCCGGCTATCTGGCCGAGCGGGGGCGCCCGACCCACCCATCGGACCTGGGGAACCATGATTGCCTATGTTACGCCAATGCGGCGACGCCCGACACCTGGCGCTTTGCGGGGCCGGGGCAACAGACGGTGGCGGTGCAGGTTCGCCCACGGATCACCGTCAACAGTGGCGAGGCGATGCTGCCTGCGCTGACGAGCGGTGTTGGCATCGCCATGCTGCCGGACTTCATCGTCGGCGAGGCGATGGCGCGCGGCGAGCTGGAGGAGATACTGGTCGACTGGCGCCCCCCTGCGATGGGGTTGCATCTGGTGACGCCGCCCTCGCGGTTACGGCCGGCAAGGGTCGAAGCGCTGCTGGACTTTCTGACGACACGACACGGGTGCTGA
- the wrbA gene encoding NAD(P)H:quinone oxidoreductase: MAKVLVLYYSSYGHIETMAHAIAEGARSAGATVDVKRVPETAPLEVAKNAHFKLDQEAPIATVNDLADYDAIIIGTGTRFGRMSSQMAAFLDQAGGLWARGALNGKIGGAFTSTASQHGGQETTLFSIITNLLHFGMTIVGLDYGHAGQMGVDEVRGGAPYGATTLADSDGSRQPAGHELDGARYQGRRVAEVAIKVHGE; encoded by the coding sequence ATGGCCAAGGTTCTGGTTCTCTATTACTCGTCCTACGGACATATCGAAACGATGGCCCACGCCATCGCCGAAGGCGCCCGCTCGGCAGGCGCAACCGTTGACGTCAAGCGCGTGCCCGAAACCGCCCCGCTGGAGGTCGCCAAGAACGCGCATTTCAAGCTGGATCAGGAAGCCCCCATCGCCACCGTCAACGACCTGGCCGACTATGACGCGATCATCATCGGCACCGGCACGCGCTTTGGCCGCATGTCCAGCCAGATGGCGGCCTTTCTCGATCAGGCGGGTGGCCTGTGGGCGCGCGGCGCCCTGAACGGCAAGATTGGCGGCGCCTTCACATCGACCGCCAGCCAGCATGGCGGCCAGGAAACCACGCTCTTCTCGATCATCACCAACCTGCTGCATTTCGGCATGACCATCGTCGGCCTCGACTATGGTCACGCGGGTCAGATGGGCGTTGATGAAGTGCGCGGCGGCGCGCCCTATGGCGCGACCACGCTGGCCGATAGCGATGGCAGCCGTCAACCGGCCGGGCACGAACTGGATGGCGCGCGCTATCAGGGCCGCCGCGTCGCCGAAGTCGCAATTAAGGTGCACGGAGAATAA